A portion of the Jatrophihabitans sp. genome contains these proteins:
- a CDS encoding sugar ABC transporter permease: MSAVATLETGASADARPATIKKRGFNGENRAGWLFSAPFLILYILFLIGPVLIGIVISLFNTTTVKSGLGSWVGLSNYADVLSSKDFWSSMWHSVLFTLLTTPLLVLIPLAFAILASRMARNQWFFRIAFFAPYVVPSSAVCLIFAFMYTPQTGLITNAFNWVGLTAPDFLGSTNGAWFAVVLLTLWWTFGFNFILYTAAIQELSEEVYEAASIDGAGPWQQVRWVTVPQLRPTMSLVLILQVLASLKVFDQIYILLAGGPNYSTRPVIEYIFDTGFTAYRGGYAAAATMVYFVILVLVSVSWLLIRNRRSTDPANA; encoded by the coding sequence ATGAGTGCCGTGGCGACACTTGAGACGGGGGCCAGCGCCGACGCGCGTCCCGCGACGATCAAGAAGCGTGGCTTCAACGGCGAGAATCGGGCCGGGTGGCTGTTCAGCGCCCCGTTCCTGATCCTTTACATCCTTTTCCTCATCGGTCCCGTGCTCATCGGGATCGTGATCAGCCTGTTCAACACGACCACGGTGAAGTCCGGCCTGGGAAGTTGGGTAGGGCTGTCCAACTACGCGGATGTGTTAAGCAGCAAGGACTTCTGGTCCTCGATGTGGCACTCGGTGTTGTTCACGCTGCTCACCACTCCGCTGCTTGTGCTGATACCGCTGGCGTTCGCGATCCTCGCCTCGCGCATGGCGCGCAACCAGTGGTTCTTCAGGATCGCCTTCTTCGCCCCCTACGTCGTGCCCTCTTCAGCGGTCTGCCTGATCTTCGCTTTCATGTACACGCCGCAGACGGGGCTGATCACCAACGCGTTCAACTGGGTCGGGCTGACCGCCCCGGACTTCCTCGGCAGCACCAACGGCGCCTGGTTCGCCGTGGTGCTGCTCACCTTGTGGTGGACCTTCGGCTTCAACTTCATCCTCTACACCGCGGCCATCCAAGAGCTCTCGGAAGAGGTCTATGAGGCGGCGTCGATCGACGGCGCGGGGCCGTGGCAGCAGGTGAGGTGGGTGACCGTCCCGCAGCTGCGACCGACGATGAGCCTGGTGCTCATCTTGCAGGTGCTTGCCTCCTTGAAGGTGTTCGATCAGATCTACATCCTGCTGGCCGGTGGTCCGAACTACTCGACGCGTCCGGTCATCGAATACATCTTCGACACCGGGTTCACCGCCTACCGCGGCGGCTACGCGGCTGCGGCGACGATGGTCTACTTCGTGATCCTGGTCTTGGTCTCCGTCAGCTGGCTCCTGATCCGCAACCGGCGCAGCACCGACCCGGCGAACGCCTGA
- a CDS encoding carbohydrate ABC transporter permease, with the protein MATTVAASAADTRTARRGGRPDRSGAAFNRLAATCVTLFALVWLVPLAWALITSLRSNDAIAADPMRPWSSPWSFDAYSSAWNSSPIGWWYVNSFIISTLTVIFAVTVCSMAAFALVHLNYRMKYAVYALILAGLMLPTEALVLPQFMEFRALNLLGTYWAIIVPDIALPVAVFVFHSFIKGIPMTLIEAARIDGASWWRIYSQICMPLARPATAAVAILTFITSWNAFLWPLLVLTQTKSQTIPVGLASLVGGSAIQYAETMASAVLAILPLLAVFLLLQRQIAQGIANTGIK; encoded by the coding sequence ATGGCAACGACCGTGGCCGCTTCCGCGGCTGACACCAGAACCGCGCGTCGAGGAGGCCGGCCCGACCGGTCCGGAGCGGCGTTCAACCGGCTGGCCGCCACCTGCGTCACGCTCTTCGCGCTGGTCTGGCTGGTCCCCCTGGCATGGGCGCTCATCACCTCGCTGCGGTCCAACGACGCGATCGCGGCGGACCCCATGCGCCCGTGGTCCAGCCCCTGGAGCTTCGACGCCTACAGCTCCGCCTGGAACTCCAGCCCCATCGGCTGGTGGTACGTCAACAGCTTCATCATCTCGACGCTCACGGTGATCTTCGCCGTGACTGTCTGCTCGATGGCCGCGTTCGCCCTCGTCCACCTGAACTACCGGATGAAGTACGCCGTGTACGCGTTGATCTTGGCTGGCCTGATGCTGCCCACCGAGGCGCTCGTCCTGCCGCAGTTCATGGAGTTCCGAGCATTAAACCTGCTCGGCACCTACTGGGCGATCATCGTGCCCGACATCGCCCTCCCGGTCGCCGTCTTCGTCTTCCACTCCTTCATCAAGGGCATTCCGATGACCCTCATCGAGGCTGCGCGCATCGATGGCGCCAGCTGGTGGCGGATCTACTCTCAAATATGCATGCCCCTGGCCCGGCCGGCGACCGCCGCGGTCGCGATCCTCACCTTCATCACGTCATGGAACGCTTTTCTCTGGCCGCTGCTGGTCCTCACCCAGACCAAGTCGCAGACCATTCCCGTCGGGCTCGCCAGCCTGGTCGGCGGTTCGGCGATCCAGTACGCCGAGACGATGGCCTCAGCGGTGCTGGCCATCCTGCCCCTGCTCGCGGTGTTCCTACTGCTGCAACGCCAGATCGCCCAAGGGATCGCCAACACCGGCATCAAGTGA
- a CDS encoding glycoside hydrolase family 2 TIM barrel-domain containing protein: MMESLHPRPQFTRPRWTDLCGSWGFAYDDADVGRVERWPERTDAFDLQITVPYPPESALSGIGDRSFHPIVWYRRTFDRPDLADGERLLLHFGAVDYRAEVWVNGRFVVRHEGGHTPFEADITEVLLAQAQQVVVVRAEDLPTDLGQPRGKQDFQEQPHSIWYHRTTGIWQPVWLEPVPARRIRSARWNTDYELGAIRARIALEAVPAGSAVRIRVTREGGELLAADTYTVTETDSQQGLTRDVFLPRAQMGLDWHKWLWSPENPNLLDVSLTLLAEDGQPLDEVASYVGFRSVGISGGRFLLNNRPYHLRLVLAQGYWPESHLAAPSAEALRREVELIRELGFNGVRVHQKVEDPRFLYWCDRLGVAVWAELPAAYAWSPTAAARTTREFLEVLERDVSSPSVVAWVPVNESWGVPSLRDNPEQRAFVSALYFLAKALDGTRPVVGNDGWEHVVTDLITVHDYAGDGATLRERYGDSAAMERALQEVQPYYRPLLLKDFRRGEEPILLTEFGGISYRAGDDFWNGYGRAESEEDFVRRYRDLLDAVLDSHVLAGFCYTQLTDTEQERNGLLDAGRQPKADLKTLRSITRRPSAAVPGDAIYLHQLGDTED, from the coding sequence ATGATGGAAAGCCTGCACCCCCGACCGCAGTTCACCCGCCCGCGGTGGACAGATCTCTGCGGCAGTTGGGGGTTCGCCTACGACGACGCCGATGTCGGCCGGGTTGAGCGTTGGCCGGAGCGCACCGACGCCTTCGACCTGCAGATCACGGTGCCCTATCCACCCGAGTCGGCGCTCAGCGGCATCGGCGACCGGTCCTTTCACCCCATCGTCTGGTACCGCCGCACCTTCGACCGGCCCGACCTGGCCGATGGCGAGCGGCTGCTGCTGCACTTCGGGGCGGTGGACTACCGGGCCGAGGTGTGGGTCAACGGCCGGTTCGTGGTGCGGCATGAGGGCGGGCATACGCCCTTTGAGGCCGACATCACCGAGGTGCTGCTTGCCCAGGCGCAGCAGGTCGTCGTGGTCCGGGCGGAGGACCTGCCGACCGATCTCGGGCAGCCGCGGGGCAAACAGGACTTCCAGGAGCAGCCGCACAGCATCTGGTACCACCGCACCACCGGCATCTGGCAGCCGGTCTGGCTTGAGCCGGTGCCCGCGCGGCGGATCCGCTCCGCGCGATGGAACACCGACTACGAGCTCGGGGCCATCCGCGCGCGGATCGCGCTGGAGGCGGTGCCCGCCGGCTCCGCCGTGCGGATTCGGGTCACTCGTGAGGGTGGGGAGCTGCTCGCCGCCGACACGTACACCGTGACCGAGACCGACAGCCAACAGGGGCTGACCCGTGACGTTTTCCTGCCGCGTGCCCAGATGGGTTTGGACTGGCATAAGTGGCTCTGGTCGCCGGAGAACCCGAACCTGCTCGACGTGAGCCTGACGCTGCTCGCCGAGGACGGCCAGCCACTGGACGAGGTCGCCAGCTACGTCGGCTTCCGGTCGGTGGGGATCTCTGGAGGCCGCTTCTTGCTCAACAACCGGCCCTACCACCTGCGACTCGTGCTCGCCCAGGGGTACTGGCCGGAGTCCCACCTTGCCGCGCCGTCGGCGGAGGCGTTGCGGCGCGAGGTGGAGCTGATCCGCGAGCTCGGCTTCAACGGCGTGCGCGTGCACCAGAAGGTCGAGGACCCGCGTTTTCTCTACTGGTGTGATCGGCTCGGTGTCGCCGTCTGGGCCGAGCTGCCGGCGGCGTACGCCTGGTCTCCCACCGCCGCGGCACGCACGACACGCGAGTTCCTCGAAGTGTTGGAACGCGACGTGAGCTCACCGAGCGTCGTGGCATGGGTGCCGGTGAACGAGAGCTGGGGGGTGCCGAGCCTGCGGGACAACCCCGAGCAGCGGGCATTCGTCTCGGCCCTGTACTTCCTGGCGAAGGCGCTGGACGGCACCCGGCCGGTCGTCGGCAACGACGGCTGGGAGCACGTCGTCACCGACCTGATCACCGTGCACGACTACGCGGGCGACGGCGCGACGCTGCGCGAGCGGTACGGCGACAGCGCGGCGATGGAGCGGGCGCTGCAGGAGGTGCAGCCGTACTACCGCCCGCTCCTGCTCAAGGACTTCCGCCGCGGCGAGGAGCCGATCCTGCTGACGGAGTTCGGAGGGATCAGCTACCGGGCCGGAGATGACTTCTGGAACGGCTACGGCAGGGCCGAGAGCGAGGAGGACTTCGTGCGCCGCTACCGCGACCTGCTCGACGCGGTGCTCGACAGCCACGTCCTGGCCGGCTTCTGCTACACGCAGCTCACGGACACCGAACAGGAGCGGAACGGGCTTCTCGACGCCGGCCGGCAGCCGAAAGCCGACCTCAAGACGCTGCGGTCGATCACCCGACGTCCCTCGGCTGCGGTGCCCGGCGACGCCATCTACCTGCACCAGCTGGGCGACACCGAGGATTGA
- a CDS encoding TIGR03621 family F420-dependent LLM class oxidoreductase encodes MRPFRFLADVHEIVTGPELAARARRAEQMGYHALVIPDHLLRQLSPVVAMATVAAATSTLRVSAFVMNNDLRHPAVLAQDLASIDVLSGGRVDIAIGAGWNKPEYDAIGMTFDPTPVRQARLAESITVLKGLFAGSPFSFAGEHYTISDYTAEPVPVQRPHPPFMIGGGGRRTLTLAGREADIVGLAPRIKANARVDAASLTLAATREKIGWVAEAAGERFGSLEFNIYPSTWPVTVTDDLRGEARRVIDELRSRTGVELTEDEVIDSPHLFIGSVDRLVEKFLQLREELGISSILLGDIGELEPVLERLSDR; translated from the coding sequence ATGCGCCCGTTCCGCTTCCTTGCCGACGTCCATGAGATCGTCACCGGTCCGGAGCTGGCCGCTCGCGCTCGACGCGCGGAGCAGATGGGCTATCACGCTCTGGTGATCCCCGATCACCTGCTCAGGCAGCTATCTCCGGTGGTGGCGATGGCAACGGTCGCGGCGGCGACGTCGACCCTGCGGGTGTCGGCGTTCGTGATGAACAACGACCTGCGCCATCCGGCGGTGCTCGCCCAGGACCTCGCGAGCATCGACGTCCTGTCCGGCGGCAGGGTGGACATCGCGATCGGCGCCGGCTGGAACAAGCCCGAGTACGACGCCATCGGCATGACGTTCGACCCGACTCCGGTCCGGCAGGCGCGCCTGGCCGAGTCCATCACCGTGCTGAAGGGGCTGTTCGCCGGCTCCCCGTTCAGCTTCGCCGGTGAGCACTACACGATCAGCGACTACACCGCTGAGCCCGTCCCTGTCCAACGCCCGCATCCGCCCTTCATGATCGGCGGCGGCGGTCGGCGCACGCTGACCCTGGCCGGTCGGGAGGCCGACATCGTCGGGTTGGCGCCTCGCATCAAGGCGAATGCCAGGGTCGATGCCGCGTCACTGACGTTGGCGGCGACGCGAGAGAAGATCGGGTGGGTGGCCGAGGCCGCGGGTGAGCGATTCGGCTCCCTGGAGTTCAACATCTATCCCTCGACGTGGCCGGTGACGGTCACCGACGACCTGCGGGGCGAGGCTCGTCGGGTCATCGACGAGCTGCGGTCCCGAACGGGCGTCGAACTCACTGAGGACGAGGTGATCGACTCACCGCACCTGTTCATCGGGTCCGTCGACCGGCTCGTGGAGAAGTTCCTGCAGTTGCGCGAGGAGCTTGGGATCTCCTCCATCCTGCTCGGCGACATCGGCGAGCTGGAGCCGGTGCTGGAGCGGCTTTCTGACAGGTGA
- a CDS encoding iron-containing redox enzyme family protein: MSSSVPQSIAVPAGSTDFAETAHAISSWLQLPAEEVDRGLGEVGRVQAVSAVRALNAAAATDPNAFFWQQKLLARIYDLTTQIPDGPTAEGSVALHEVTRLLEVATIAAENQHVPAGLLEQAPTQGKAYLSWLKTFAREHRVFKHPYYRDFIRHHAGEEDLRTYILQESVVDGRFDDLLAMMQVGTSGPAKLEIAANFWDEMGNGNPAEVHTTLFNKIFEVFAITQEELDRVLTANALLSGNLAVLLCRYRQFYPEAVGFLGMTEWLVPDRFKAVVSAWERLGLPDVGIVYHRLHITIDSVHAAGWFHNIVAPSVASESMRQGIARGAIWRLNSSARYLDERLAGSIQPV, from the coding sequence ATGTCCTCGTCCGTTCCGCAGTCCATAGCGGTACCCGCAGGCTCGACCGATTTCGCCGAGACCGCCCACGCGATCTCGAGCTGGCTGCAACTGCCGGCCGAAGAGGTGGACCGCGGCCTGGGCGAGGTGGGGCGAGTGCAGGCCGTCAGCGCGGTGCGCGCTCTGAACGCGGCCGCGGCTACTGACCCCAACGCCTTCTTCTGGCAGCAGAAACTGCTCGCCCGCATCTATGACCTCACCACCCAGATTCCCGATGGGCCCACCGCCGAGGGCTCGGTGGCGCTGCACGAGGTGACCCGGCTGCTGGAAGTCGCCACCATCGCCGCCGAGAACCAGCACGTCCCGGCCGGCCTGCTCGAGCAGGCGCCCACCCAGGGCAAGGCCTACCTCAGCTGGCTGAAGACCTTCGCCCGTGAGCACCGGGTGTTCAAGCACCCCTACTACCGCGACTTCATCCGCCACCACGCCGGCGAGGAGGACCTGCGCACCTACATCCTGCAGGAGTCAGTCGTCGACGGCCGCTTTGACGACCTGCTGGCGATGATGCAGGTCGGCACCAGCGGGCCGGCGAAGTTGGAGATCGCGGCGAACTTCTGGGACGAGATGGGCAACGGCAACCCCGCCGAGGTGCACACCACGCTGTTCAACAAGATCTTCGAGGTCTTCGCCATCACCCAGGAAGAACTCGACCGGGTGCTCACCGCCAACGCGCTGCTGTCAGGAAACCTCGCGGTGCTGCTGTGCCGCTACCGGCAGTTCTATCCCGAGGCAGTGGGCTTTCTCGGCATGACCGAATGGCTGGTCCCCGACCGGTTCAAGGCAGTGGTCTCGGCCTGGGAACGCCTCGGCCTGCCCGACGTCGGGATCGTCTACCACCGGTTGCACATCACCATCGACTCGGTGCACGCGGCCGGATGGTTCCACAACATCGTCGCTCCGTCGGTTGCCTCGGAGTCCATGCGGCAGGGCATCGCCCGCGGCGCCATCTGGCGGCTGAACTCCTCCGCCCGCTACCTCGACGAGCGCCTGGCCGGATCGATCCAACCGGTTTGA
- a CDS encoding 2OG-Fe dioxygenase family protein gives MPLNDQGFSLVDLPEISEEIFDSYERLPHDPYMGNGTRYKRFSQYRLSWDGAAWQFKLLPHRDYTAFKEFNPVGGGYKRSYEPIEVDFTELIRYAAQHLPLDSAEDWQINVHQNRTTASRELPGVLTPEGVHQDGHEFVMIAVLRRNAVTDGQTRLWKLGADEPFWSGVLEPRTAVLIDDRAVAHDVTDVQPAGEETGKRDIVIVAFSRWQERWYGDEHDQAALTEAASARN, from the coding sequence ATGCCCCTGAACGACCAAGGCTTCTCACTCGTCGACCTCCCCGAGATCTCCGAGGAGATCTTCGACAGCTACGAGCGGCTGCCACACGACCCGTACATGGGCAACGGCACCCGGTACAAGCGCTTCTCGCAGTACCGGCTGTCCTGGGACGGCGCCGCGTGGCAGTTCAAGTTGCTGCCGCACCGTGATTACACGGCCTTCAAGGAGTTCAACCCGGTCGGCGGCGGGTACAAGAGAAGCTACGAGCCGATCGAGGTCGACTTCACCGAGCTGATCCGCTACGCGGCCCAGCACCTGCCGCTGGACTCCGCCGAGGACTGGCAGATCAACGTCCACCAGAACCGCACGACCGCCTCTCGGGAGCTGCCCGGTGTCCTCACGCCTGAGGGCGTGCACCAGGACGGCCATGAATTCGTCATGATCGCCGTGCTCCGGCGCAATGCGGTGACCGATGGCCAGACCAGGCTCTGGAAGCTCGGCGCCGACGAGCCGTTCTGGTCCGGAGTGCTTGAGCCTCGCACGGCCGTCCTGATCGATGATCGAGCGGTCGCCCACGACGTGACCGACGTGCAGCCGGCTGGCGAAGAGACCGGCAAGCGTGACATCGTCATCGTCGCGTTCTCCCGGTGGCAGGAGCGTTGGTACGGCGACGAGCACGACCAGGCAGCGCTCACCGAAGCCGCATCGGCACGTAACTAA
- a CDS encoding pyridoxal phosphate-dependent aminotransferase translates to MTLASRPSPRTDYSMRKWVFDDTPGKYEIDLSRSYIDGGRLSELTLPPDLELGYGADRGTEPLREQIASLYKGHADSVLVTHGAQEALALAYSTLLRPGDQVVTFRPGWQQSWDAPDLMGCQVEAIDLDQDLGIDLAAVAERVSSRLRMIVVNSPCNPTGRRARRAELDALLRTVTEHDGYLLLDQNYEPDLSTSAAIDSDRVISVSGLSKIYGFPGLRVGWMYGAPEIVQACAEHKHLTSIANSVLCEVLACDVLSRSEHYLSKYRREVSAGIDILTRWSAQHQDTLRLTPPEETPFGWFQLLDGSDSMSFCRQALEQGVLLMPAETLGGVSGFRVGVAIPPAELSEGLRRIDYILANQHDFERRTTG, encoded by the coding sequence GTGACCTTGGCGTCTCGGCCTAGCCCCCGGACCGACTACTCGATGCGCAAGTGGGTGTTCGATGACACCCCGGGAAAGTACGAGATCGACCTGTCTCGCAGCTACATCGACGGTGGGCGGCTCAGCGAGCTGACCCTGCCGCCCGATCTCGAACTCGGCTACGGCGCTGACCGCGGCACCGAGCCGTTACGGGAGCAGATAGCAAGCCTGTACAAGGGGCACGCTGATTCGGTGCTCGTGACGCACGGCGCTCAGGAGGCGCTGGCGCTGGCGTACAGCACCTTGTTGCGCCCCGGCGATCAGGTGGTCACGTTCCGGCCGGGCTGGCAGCAGTCCTGGGATGCCCCCGACCTGATGGGCTGCCAGGTCGAGGCCATCGACCTGGATCAGGATCTGGGGATCGACCTGGCAGCAGTGGCTGAGCGGGTGTCGAGCCGGCTGCGGATGATCGTGGTCAACTCGCCGTGCAATCCCACAGGCCGGCGCGCGCGGCGCGCCGAACTGGACGCGCTGCTGCGAACAGTGACCGAGCACGACGGTTACCTGCTGCTGGACCAGAACTACGAGCCCGACCTGTCGACGTCGGCGGCGATCGACAGCGACCGAGTCATCTCGGTGTCCGGGCTGTCGAAGATCTACGGGTTCCCGGGCCTGCGGGTGGGCTGGATGTACGGCGCTCCCGAGATCGTCCAGGCCTGCGCTGAGCACAAGCACCTGACCTCGATCGCCAACTCGGTGCTCTGTGAGGTGCTCGCCTGCGATGTGCTGAGCCGCAGCGAGCACTACCTGAGCAAGTACCGCCGAGAGGTTTCGGCGGGCATCGACATCCTGACCCGGTGGTCTGCCCAGCACCAGGACACCCTGCGCCTGACGCCGCCGGAGGAAACGCCCTTCGGCTGGTTCCAACTGCTGGACGGCTCGGACTCGATGTCGTTCTGCCGCCAGGCGTTGGAGCAGGGCGTCCTGCTGATGCCCGCCGAGACCCTGGGCGGCGTCAGCGGCTTCCGGGTCGGCGTGGCGATCCCCCCGGCGGAACTATCGGAGGGGCTGCGCCGCATCGACTATATTTTGGCCAATCAGCATGATTTTGAACGGAGAACCACAGGGTGA